From bacterium, the proteins below share one genomic window:
- the miaB gene encoding tRNA (N6-isopentenyl adenosine(37)-C2)-methylthiotransferase MiaB, which translates to MRRSVFIKTFGCQMNSVDSARMLSLLSSADYLAAVTLEEADLVLLNTCSIREKADQKIYSDLGTLRRWKQRRPGRLVGVGGCLAQQDGEALRKRAPHVDIVFGTHNIANLPEMVRRAERRLPTLALGMEEGISHWDVVPHLPAGAVSAMVAIMQGCDNFCAYCVVPLVRGREVSRPAVDILAEVRDLAGRGVKEVVLLGQNVNSYGKKEGEIPFPELLRRISAIDRISRIRFITSHPRDLDERTIRLFEEIEALCPHVHLPLQSGSDRVLEAMGRGYTRGEYLAKIEALRQVRPGMAFSSDFIVGFPGETEADFRETLAVMGEIRFDSSFSFRFSSRPGTRAAEMREQVDPREAAARLRRLQELQAAHTRERLSAQVGREVMVLVEGKSARDAAMRCGRTACNKTVNFTPVSTEGSIRSVHVTGAGTHSLVGEERLSHA; encoded by the coding sequence ATGCGGCGAAGTGTCTTCATCAAGACGTTCGGGTGCCAGATGAACTCCGTGGACTCGGCGAGGATGCTCTCGCTGCTGTCCTCGGCCGATTACCTTGCCGCCGTGACCCTCGAGGAGGCGGACCTCGTCCTCCTGAACACCTGCAGCATCCGGGAAAAGGCCGACCAGAAAATCTACAGCGATCTCGGGACGTTGCGCCGCTGGAAGCAGCGCCGCCCGGGACGGCTCGTCGGAGTCGGGGGATGTCTCGCCCAGCAGGACGGGGAGGCGCTCCGGAAGCGGGCCCCCCACGTCGACATCGTCTTCGGGACCCACAACATCGCGAATCTTCCCGAGATGGTCCGCCGGGCGGAACGCCGCCTCCCGACGCTGGCCCTCGGAATGGAAGAGGGGATCTCGCACTGGGACGTCGTTCCTCACCTTCCCGCCGGCGCGGTTTCTGCGATGGTCGCCATCATGCAGGGATGCGACAACTTCTGCGCGTACTGCGTCGTCCCCCTGGTCCGGGGGCGGGAGGTGAGCCGGCCGGCGGTGGATATCCTCGCCGAGGTCCGCGATCTCGCCGGGCGCGGGGTGAAGGAAGTCGTCCTTCTGGGGCAGAACGTCAACTCCTACGGGAAGAAGGAAGGGGAGATCCCGTTCCCGGAGCTGCTGCGCAGGATTTCCGCGATCGACCGGATATCGCGGATCCGGTTCATCACCTCCCACCCGAGGGACCTGGATGAACGCACGATCCGGCTCTTCGAGGAGATCGAGGCCCTCTGCCCACACGTACACCTCCCGCTGCAATCCGGCTCCGACCGCGTTCTCGAGGCCATGGGACGGGGCTACACGCGCGGGGAGTACCTCGCGAAGATCGAAGCACTGCGGCAGGTCCGCCCCGGCATGGCGTTCTCTTCCGACTTCATCGTCGGCTTCCCCGGAGAGACGGAGGCCGACTTCCGGGAAACCCTCGCCGTCATGGGGGAGATCCGGTTCGACTCCTCGTTCTCGTTCCGCTTCTCTTCCCGCCCCGGAACCCGGGCCGCGGAGATGAGGGAGCAGGTCGACCCGCGGGAGGCGGCAGCGCGGCTGCGGCGTCTCCAGGAACTCCAGGCGGCGCACACCCGGGAACGCCTGTCGGCGCAGGTCGGTCGTGAAGTCATGGTCCTCGTCGAGGGGAAGAGCGCAAGGGACGCGGCAATGCGTTGCGGTCGAACCGCCTGCAACAAGACCGTGAACTTCACTCCGGTGAGCACCGAAGGATCGATCCGGTCCGTCCATGTGACCGGCGCGGGGACGCATTCCCTCGTCGGGGAAGAGAGGTTGTCCCATGCCTAA
- a CDS encoding DUF4388 domain-containing protein, with protein sequence MFAPPGTKRVLIADPSDKSRRALSIYLRDKGLEIVEAADGSKALSEALLRKPDILLIDLSVPILPPERLLQILRNNPNTRSMPVFFLSDREQSVSGFRQGVDEFIRKPFHEEEILLRIQRALFQDPLSEALTGDSEISGNLSQIFLPDLWQMLAMNRKSGILQVDGERVSGSVYIERGEIVSAVTRNITGEKALFRLIPLKEGRFRFLPGKVGVRRTIFTPSQQAILEGMRHDDELCKLAGALPHPTDAVAVAPEPHDIAAAGGVIREILLLSEFCATVEEIVDNCGFPDLMVYEALIALQARGVLRFGDFDARPRKSEFLPSEDLVRLRSRLEDHGSGAGEASGQIVFYLPDPSLLEGLLMALGKFRDFEVDNVFFSLRRKEGIPAGMFGRLRVGEKSTIRLYAFPYHRVFSPLWYSLAPSPLGIVVFLKEEMSGALESLMAVSDYTRGVSARVVLAVMGNSFADFGIGENTLRLFRNRVEQLGCTLKVRAMEQVAAEEIRDSLAEVIRQFLEGETL encoded by the coding sequence TTGTTTGCGCCCCCGGGGACAAAGCGGGTCCTGATCGCCGACCCCTCCGACAAGTCCCGGCGAGCCCTGTCGATCTACCTTCGGGATAAGGGACTGGAGATCGTCGAGGCGGCGGACGGGAGCAAGGCGCTCTCGGAGGCCCTCCTGCGAAAGCCGGATATCCTGCTGATAGACCTTTCCGTCCCGATCCTCCCGCCCGAGCGGCTGCTCCAGATCCTTCGGAACAATCCGAACACCCGGTCGATGCCGGTCTTTTTTCTCAGCGACCGGGAGCAGTCCGTGTCCGGGTTCCGCCAAGGGGTGGACGAGTTCATCCGCAAGCCGTTCCACGAGGAAGAAATCCTCCTGCGGATCCAGCGGGCGCTCTTCCAGGACCCGCTCTCCGAGGCGCTGACCGGGGATTCGGAGATCAGCGGGAACCTGAGCCAGATCTTCCTGCCCGATCTATGGCAGATGCTCGCGATGAACCGGAAAAGCGGGATCCTGCAGGTCGATGGGGAGCGGGTCTCCGGATCGGTGTACATAGAGCGTGGCGAGATCGTCTCCGCCGTCACGCGGAACATCACCGGGGAAAAGGCGCTGTTCCGACTCATCCCCCTCAAGGAGGGAAGGTTCCGATTTCTCCCGGGGAAGGTCGGCGTCCGGCGGACCATCTTCACTCCGAGCCAGCAGGCGATCCTCGAGGGGATGCGGCACGACGACGAACTGTGCAAACTCGCAGGCGCACTTCCGCACCCGACCGACGCCGTCGCCGTCGCCCCGGAGCCGCACGATATCGCCGCCGCCGGTGGAGTGATCCGCGAGATTCTTCTGCTGTCGGAGTTCTGCGCCACCGTCGAGGAGATCGTCGACAACTGCGGGTTCCCCGACCTCATGGTCTACGAAGCCCTGATCGCCCTCCAGGCGCGGGGAGTCCTGCGATTCGGGGATTTCGACGCGCGTCCCCGCAAGAGCGAATTTCTTCCCTCGGAGGACCTTGTCCGTCTTCGGTCGCGGCTCGAGGACCACGGGTCGGGAGCGGGGGAGGCGTCCGGACAGATCGTCTTTTACCTTCCCGATCCTTCCCTTCTCGAGGGATTGCTGATGGCCCTCGGGAAATTCCGGGATTTCGAGGTCGACAACGTTTTCTTCTCCCTCCGGCGGAAAGAAGGGATCCCGGCCGGGATGTTCGGGCGTCTCCGCGTCGGGGAGAAAAGCACGATCCGTCTCTACGCCTTTCCGTATCATCGCGTTTTTTCACCGCTCTGGTACTCTCTCGCGCCGTCCCCGTTGGGGATCGTCGTCTTCCTGAAGGAGGAGATGTCGGGGGCGCTCGAGAGCCTCATGGCGGTATCGGATTACACCCGCGGCGTCTCCGCCCGGGTCGTTCTCGCCGTCATGGGGAATTCCTTCGCGGATTTCGGGATCGGCGAGAACACCCTTCGTCTCTTCCGGAACCGTGTCGAGCAACTCGGCTGCACGCTGAAAGTCCGGGCCATGGAGCAGGTCGCCGCGGAAGAGATCCGCGACTCCCTCGCCGAGGTCATTCGGCAGTTTCTTGAGGGGGAGACCCTCTGA
- a CDS encoding acyl CoA--acetate/3-ketoacid CoA transferase subunit beta — protein sequence MSRTIDFTDTEFMIAQGARLIEDGKTIFVGWGLPQVVAMLAQRLYVPNVTQLFEFGAIGPQSVLPFVRGTMGGPQNTYRSLQWLNMNWAFSYSAAGYMDYGMLGALQVDPYGNINSTHLGGTFARPTRRFAGSGGGNQVASHCWKTIIVIKHEGRRFVPKVDFLTSPGYLDGPGAREKAGLPRGTGPHRVVTSKALFGFDGETRMMTLLSVLRGVSVEEVVKDMAFRPLLSPEIGEIPPPTDDELRVLREEIDPDRFIIRGEKMSAIA from the coding sequence ATGTCTCGCACGATCGATTTCACCGACACGGAGTTCATGATCGCCCAGGGCGCCCGCCTCATCGAGGACGGTAAGACGATCTTCGTCGGCTGGGGCCTTCCGCAGGTGGTCGCGATGCTGGCGCAGAGGCTGTACGTCCCCAACGTCACCCAGTTGTTCGAGTTCGGGGCGATCGGGCCGCAATCGGTCCTTCCCTTCGTCCGCGGGACGATGGGGGGCCCGCAGAACACCTACCGGTCGCTGCAGTGGCTCAACATGAACTGGGCCTTCTCCTACTCCGCCGCGGGCTACATGGATTACGGGATGCTGGGGGCCCTCCAGGTCGATCCGTACGGGAACATCAACTCGACCCACCTCGGCGGAACGTTCGCCCGCCCGACGCGCCGGTTCGCCGGCAGCGGCGGGGGGAATCAGGTGGCCTCGCACTGCTGGAAGACAATCATCGTCATCAAGCACGAGGGGCGCCGGTTCGTCCCGAAGGTCGATTTCCTCACCTCCCCCGGATACCTCGACGGCCCGGGTGCCCGCGAGAAAGCGGGGCTGCCCCGCGGTACGGGGCCCCATCGCGTGGTCACCTCGAAGGCGCTGTTCGGATTCGACGGGGAGACCCGGATGATGACCCTCCTGTCGGTCCTCCGGGGGGTTTCAGTAGAGGAGGTCGTGAAGGATATGGCGTTTCGCCCACTCCTGTCGCCCGAGATCGGCGAGATCCCGCCGCCGACGGACGATGAACTCCGCGTGCTCCGCGAGGAGATCGACCCCGACCGGTTCATCATCCGCGGGGAAAAGATGTCCGCGATCGCCTGA
- a CDS encoding CoA transferase subunit A, whose amino-acid sequence MTAKEAVSAFVSDGDYIVYDFSSLTRGPQSLIREVIRQRKKELWIGAEFTLHESPLLVGAGCATRIDVGFLGYGNYIGQAVCDGRVKAYEWTNGGLALRILAGARGVPFLPTRDLLGSDNLKVSAARTIMDPYTGDPVCLVPALNPDVFFLHVHQADMFGNARIFGTNLFALEAALASFRVIVSAEEIIDTDEFRKDPMRTTVPYFLVDAVVHAPFGAYPGAMPARYEIDLEHVDRLNAIRTDEQMGKYLAENIYSVADHEEFLDLRVGAKRIRELRRRATIIEGYR is encoded by the coding sequence ATGACGGCGAAGGAGGCGGTGTCCGCGTTCGTGTCGGACGGGGATTACATCGTCTACGATTTCTCCAGCCTCACCCGCGGCCCGCAATCGTTGATCCGTGAGGTCATCCGGCAACGGAAGAAGGAGCTCTGGATCGGCGCCGAATTCACGCTCCACGAGTCTCCGCTGCTGGTGGGCGCCGGGTGCGCAACAAGGATCGACGTCGGCTTTCTCGGGTACGGGAATTACATCGGCCAGGCGGTCTGCGACGGGCGCGTCAAGGCGTACGAGTGGACGAACGGGGGGCTCGCCCTGCGGATCCTCGCGGGGGCGCGCGGAGTGCCGTTCCTCCCGACCCGGGACCTGCTCGGCTCCGACAACCTGAAGGTATCCGCGGCGAGGACGATCATGGATCCGTACACGGGGGATCCGGTCTGCCTCGTCCCCGCCTTGAACCCCGACGTCTTTTTCCTGCACGTCCACCAGGCGGACATGTTCGGCAACGCGAGGATCTTCGGGACGAACCTGTTCGCCCTCGAGGCGGCGCTCGCCTCCTTCCGCGTGATCGTTTCGGCCGAGGAGATCATCGACACCGACGAGTTCCGGAAGGACCCGATGCGGACCACGGTCCCGTACTTCCTGGTCGACGCGGTGGTCCATGCCCCGTTCGGCGCGTATCCCGGAGCGATGCCGGCGCGCTACGAGATCGATCTCGAACACGTGGACCGGCTGAACGCGATCCGCACCGATGAACAGATGGGGAAATATCTCGCGGAGAACATTTATTCGGTCGCCGATCACGAGGAGTTCCTCGACCTCCGTGTCGGGGCGAAACGGATACGGGAGTTGCGCCGCCGCGCCACAATAATAGAGGGTTACCGTTAA
- the meaB gene encoding methylmalonyl Co-A mutase-associated GTPase MeaB: MNAAGREILAGNTRAAARLMRDLDDEIPAAIRTLKALYRHTGRAFILGVTGAPGAGKSTLVNRITTLLRKRGKSVGIVAIDPTSPYSGGAILGDRIRMQDHALDEGVFIKSLATRGHLGGLSRSTIDIVNVMDAMGKDVILIETVGVGQDEVEVVKVAHTNLVLVVPGLGDDIQAIKAGILEIADIFVINKADRDGADKARREIETMVSMTDFKEGEWVPPVLSAVAATDQGTVELLEAVDRHQEYIYLEGNLSRYRREKARVELTEILKTRLIEKAVSDLDAHGLLEPLLAAMAEKRKDPYSISEKVVNHSFAFHFLNGGRKESIKGKGNPR, from the coding sequence GTGAACGCCGCCGGAAGGGAGATCCTCGCCGGGAACACCCGGGCCGCGGCGCGGCTGATGCGGGATCTGGACGACGAGATCCCGGCGGCGATCCGCACCCTGAAGGCGCTGTACCGCCACACGGGGCGCGCCTTCATCCTCGGAGTGACGGGGGCGCCGGGCGCCGGAAAATCGACCCTCGTCAACCGGATCACCACGCTCCTCCGGAAGCGCGGGAAGTCGGTCGGGATCGTCGCGATCGACCCGACCAGCCCGTATTCCGGCGGCGCCATCCTCGGCGACCGGATCCGGATGCAGGACCACGCGCTCGACGAGGGAGTGTTCATCAAGAGCCTCGCCACCCGGGGGCACCTGGGGGGTCTTTCCCGGTCCACCATCGACATCGTGAACGTCATGGACGCCATGGGAAAGGATGTCATCCTTATCGAGACGGTCGGCGTGGGCCAGGACGAGGTGGAGGTCGTCAAGGTGGCGCACACCAACCTCGTGCTCGTCGTCCCGGGGCTTGGTGACGACATCCAGGCGATCAAGGCGGGGATCCTCGAAATCGCCGACATCTTCGTCATCAACAAGGCGGACCGGGACGGAGCCGACAAAGCGAGGCGCGAGATCGAGACGATGGTCTCGATGACCGACTTCAAGGAGGGGGAGTGGGTTCCTCCGGTCCTCTCGGCCGTCGCGGCGACCGACCAGGGGACGGTGGAGCTCCTGGAAGCCGTGGACCGGCACCAGGAGTACATCTACCTGGAGGGAAACCTCTCCCGGTACCGCCGCGAAAAGGCGCGTGTCGAACTGACGGAGATCCTCAAGACCCGGCTGATCGAGAAAGCCGTGTCGGACCTGGACGCCCACGGACTCCTCGAACCGCTGCTGGCCGCCATGGCGGAAAAGCGGAAGGACCCGTACTCCATTTCGGAGAAGGTGGTCAACCACAGCTTCGCGTTCCATTTCCTGAACGGCGGAAGGAAGGAATCGATCAAGGGAAAGGGGAATCCCCGGTGA
- a CDS encoding bifunctional nuclease family protein produces the protein MPKEVAVAGVTIDPVSKSPVVVLREPESGNVVPIWIGLLEANAIALALEGTELPRPMTHDLMKSILQVTGTRLQSVEIADIRENTYFALLHIERNGESVIVDARPSDAIALALRCDAKILVSETVLAQSSIPATAAPEGGEKDKWTELLEKMDPEQFSKYKM, from the coding sequence ATGCCTAAAGAGGTGGCGGTCGCGGGCGTCACGATCGACCCCGTGTCGAAATCCCCGGTCGTCGTCCTTCGGGAGCCGGAGTCCGGGAACGTCGTCCCGATCTGGATCGGCCTGCTCGAGGCAAACGCGATCGCGCTGGCGCTCGAGGGGACGGAACTGCCGCGGCCGATGACGCATGACCTCATGAAATCGATCCTCCAGGTCACCGGAACACGGCTTCAAAGCGTGGAGATCGCGGACATCCGCGAAAACACCTACTTCGCCCTCCTTCACATCGAAAGGAACGGCGAAAGCGTGATCGTGGACGCGCGTCCCAGCGACGCCATCGCACTGGCCCTGCGCTGCGACGCGAAGATCCTGGTGTCAGAAACGGTCCTCGCCCAGTCCTCCATCCCCGCCACCGCGGCGCCCGAAGGGGGAGAGAAGGATAAATGGACCGAACTGCTCGAGAAGATGGACCCCGAGCAGTTCAGCAAGTACAAGATGTAA
- a CDS encoding tetratricopeptide repeat protein produces MAEKTGFSRRDLKAPDEFFSTFGRAVAWCKENRTKVIAGVVAVVAVVALTLGTRAYLQWEENKSARDLWPTLDRAQQLLQAPNAADPAQLASVEQSLQRHANEHPKTRAAVHSLYFLGTIAFHRGEYDLAISRIRTAIATGKESGVMRYLLREGIASSLEAKGDFAAAAAAYHDAGAVAGPEMKTQSRMGEARVLGLAGKKAEAAALYRLILKETPDTPLRDLVEIQLAQTE; encoded by the coding sequence ATGGCAGAGAAGACCGGCTTCAGCCGTCGGGACCTGAAAGCGCCCGACGAATTCTTTTCGACGTTCGGACGAGCCGTCGCCTGGTGCAAGGAAAACCGCACGAAGGTCATCGCCGGAGTGGTCGCCGTCGTCGCCGTCGTCGCGCTCACGCTCGGGACCCGGGCCTACCTTCAATGGGAGGAGAACAAGTCGGCCCGTGACCTGTGGCCGACCCTGGACCGGGCGCAGCAGCTATTGCAGGCTCCGAACGCGGCGGACCCCGCGCAACTGGCGAGCGTCGAGCAGTCCCTCCAGAGGCACGCGAACGAGCATCCGAAGACGCGTGCGGCCGTGCACTCCCTGTACTTTCTCGGGACCATCGCTTTCCATCGAGGGGAGTACGATCTCGCGATCTCCCGGATCCGGACCGCGATCGCCACCGGGAAAGAGTCAGGGGTCATGAGGTATCTCCTTCGGGAGGGGATCGCAAGCTCCCTCGAGGCGAAGGGGGACTTCGCGGCGGCCGCCGCGGCGTACCACGACGCCGGGGCGGTCGCCGGACCGGAAATGAAGACCCAATCGAGGATGGGTGAGGCACGCGTCCTTGGACTTGCCGGGAAAAAGGCCGAGGCGGCGGCGCTGTATCGCCTGATCCTAAAGGAGACCCCGGACACCCCCCTTCGGGACCTGGTGGAAATCCAGCTGGCGCAGACGGAGTAA
- a CDS encoding diguanylate cyclase, producing MKASRILIFEERHTPGREPRLNLLDHTVEFDFRDPAKENLETLDLSRYAAIVAPAEPARADLIGILSDAKRYAGTLFLYRDEPPVHEVARWVIWGSPSRGGPDAPVADRLLAESLEYYSMASLYQQCLEMVSKQDEESLLAQVTETFVNALGSESCVIWLASPSDPDEMLIASVRGAIGIDREGSRFFLSRSDMAEEVWKGDPFAVAKGGAASGERGVRNGSSILVPLLHQKTPIGLVKIGERSDRKPFGARELHMARIIADGAAGALNTVNRLTRIERGSMRDPETGAYSAAFLADYFEKERNKAGRFHRPLSVVFVVVENFSFLMERTRESIVVGALTSMVGAVRRAMRDSDLVARDEANRLCIVLPETDAFGALYAVRRLRKAVKDTCRIPLLGTDHFLQPFFMSATSPRDGRGFPELLRVAEEKYARQQKSPLHRMRLADRPFWDAFEILVGKREHYDLLRKGEDVPYFMRFRKDLGRNAHFSAPRETWLRVLESVAQDIAVNPEDRGLVIAAGPTPEIYKQIFLCFQPSIPPRRNVYILGQSGSTRFDSRNLMYIATEDEQLKGREFVLYLKEGGAYGLFCAPRGSEVEGFNTADESLVEAMLEKAQEMYQLQGSF from the coding sequence ATGAAGGCTTCCCGGATACTGATCTTCGAGGAACGGCACACCCCCGGCAGGGAGCCGCGCCTCAACCTCCTCGATCATACCGTCGAGTTCGACTTCCGCGATCCCGCGAAAGAGAACCTGGAAACGCTCGACCTCTCCCGCTACGCGGCCATTGTCGCCCCGGCCGAGCCCGCACGGGCCGACCTGATCGGCATCCTCTCCGACGCGAAGCGATACGCTGGCACCCTGTTCCTTTACCGCGACGAACCGCCGGTACACGAGGTGGCGCGATGGGTCATCTGGGGATCCCCCTCCCGCGGCGGGCCGGATGCCCCCGTCGCCGACCGCCTCCTCGCGGAAAGCCTCGAGTACTACTCGATGGCGTCCCTGTACCAGCAATGCCTCGAAATGGTGTCCAAACAGGACGAGGAGTCACTGCTCGCCCAGGTCACGGAAACGTTCGTCAACGCCCTCGGGTCGGAGAGTTGCGTGATCTGGCTGGCTTCCCCGTCCGACCCGGACGAGATGCTGATCGCTTCCGTGCGCGGCGCGATCGGGATCGACCGGGAGGGGTCCCGTTTCTTCCTTTCACGCTCGGACATGGCGGAGGAGGTCTGGAAGGGAGACCCGTTTGCCGTGGCGAAGGGAGGAGCCGCGAGCGGGGAAAGGGGAGTACGCAACGGGTCGAGCATCCTCGTTCCGCTCCTTCACCAGAAAACGCCGATCGGCCTCGTGAAGATCGGAGAGCGGAGTGACAGGAAGCCGTTCGGTGCGCGGGAGCTCCACATGGCCAGGATCATCGCCGACGGCGCCGCCGGCGCCCTCAACACGGTCAACCGCCTTACGCGGATCGAGAGGGGTTCGATGCGCGACCCGGAAACCGGCGCCTACTCCGCCGCGTTCCTCGCCGACTATTTCGAGAAGGAACGGAACAAGGCGGGCCGTTTCCACCGCCCGCTCTCCGTCGTATTCGTCGTCGTCGAGAACTTTTCCTTCCTGATGGAGCGGACGCGGGAGAGCATCGTCGTTGGCGCGCTCACATCGATGGTCGGCGCCGTCCGACGGGCGATGCGCGATTCTGACCTCGTCGCGCGGGACGAGGCGAACCGGCTCTGCATCGTACTTCCCGAGACCGACGCCTTCGGGGCGTTGTACGCCGTCCGAAGGCTCCGGAAGGCGGTGAAGGATACGTGCCGGATCCCGCTCCTCGGGACCGATCATTTCCTTCAGCCCTTCTTCATGTCGGCCACCTCCCCGAGGGACGGCCGGGGCTTCCCGGAACTGCTTCGCGTCGCCGAAGAGAAATACGCGCGCCAGCAGAAGAGCCCCCTGCATCGCATGCGGCTTGCCGATCGGCCCTTCTGGGACGCGTTCGAGATCCTTGTCGGGAAGCGGGAGCACTACGACCTCCTGCGAAAAGGGGAGGATGTCCCCTACTTCATGCGCTTCCGGAAGGATCTCGGACGAAACGCCCACTTTTCCGCCCCGCGCGAAACCTGGCTTCGGGTCCTGGAGTCGGTGGCACAGGATATCGCCGTGAACCCCGAGGATCGCGGTCTCGTCATCGCCGCGGGGCCGACCCCGGAGATCTACAAGCAGATCTTCCTCTGCTTCCAGCCTTCCATCCCCCCGCGCAGAAACGTGTATATCCTCGGCCAGTCGGGCAGCACCCGCTTCGACTCGAGAAACCTGATGTATATCGCGACGGAGGACGAACAGCTGAAAGGCCGGGAGTTCGTCCTGTATCTTAAGGAGGGCGGCGCGTACGGGTTATTCTGCGCCCCCCGGGGGAGCGAGGTCGAAGGGTTCAACACAGCGGACGAGTCGCTGGTGGAGGCGATGCTGGAGAAGGCCCAGGAGATGTACCAGCTGCAGGGAAGTTTCTAA